In the Thermodesulfobacteriota bacterium genome, one interval contains:
- a CDS encoding glycosyltransferase: MKPIVLVIIPAYNEQESIAKVIADIPKDLVSEVVVVNNNSSDKTSEVAQSAGATVLDEKQMG, translated from the coding sequence TGAAGCCAATTGTACTGGTAATAATTCCAGCTTATAACGAACAGGAATCTATCGCAAAAGTAATAGCCGATATTCCCAAAGACCTCGTGAGCGAGGTTGTGGTTGTTAACAACAACTCGTCTGATAAAACAAGCGAAGTTGCTCAGAGCGCTGGAGCAACTGTATTAGATGAGAAGCAAATGGGCTA